Proteins from one Malaya genurostris strain Urasoe2022 chromosome 2, Malgen_1.1, whole genome shotgun sequence genomic window:
- the LOC131429052 gene encoding uncharacterized protein K02A2.6-like encodes MEARGIIERVTKAPEWISGMSAVPKGKNDFRLVVNMRAPNKAIKREYYRMPLIDEMRVKLHGAKYFTKLDLSNAYYHLELCKESRELTTFLSENGMFRFTRLMFGVNCAPEIFQREMCRLLEGIDNVIVYIDDILIHADTLEKLRNITSQVLKILRVNNLTLNEDKCEFEKHFIIFLGHGLNESGFHVDEAKVKAIRQFRPPANVSELKSFLGLASYVSTHIKDFANISSTLWAVTTSKGWYWGPTQLAAFETIKDRITQLHESLEASPRIISFASKALTDTEKRCAQNQREALATVWAVEHFSFFLLGRHFTLRTDAQGVTFILNRSRENSKRALTRADGWALRLSPYDYNVEYIRGRDNIADPPSRLYTGNDDPFDEKHSPWEIAALEANSVGFLTIKELQEETALDATLQRVIDALETDVWPKELKRFESVANDLSVDDGIIVKNGCVVVPLKLREKTLDLAHDGHPMVAKLKSILRERVWWPGIASDAEKWVKSCQTCETNGRPEKPTPMKGILAPQAVWETIGLDFNGPYARFGGVSILLIVEYRSRFLIARLVKSTNFHQTISVLEEVFAREGFPKCIRSDNGPPFNGEEYKTYCAERAIETIFSTPLFPQQNGLVEIYMKLVNKAMASAVSNGSCYKQELQSAINAHNAAAHSVTGLPPEEVMLGRKIKRKLPLLRYEKTKYDEELLNCRGEMEKMKAKNGKTQEEEHENVAYFLETQSLLSDLYVQKGTVGLIRRNIR; translated from the exons ATGGAAGCACGAGGTATTATCGAACGCGTCACGAAGGCACCTGAGTGGATAAGCGGTATGTCGGCGGTACCTAAGGGTAAAAATGATTTTCGTTTGGTAGTGAACATGCGCGCACCAAACAAGGCGATAAAAAGAGAATATTATCGAATGCCTCTGATAGATGAAATGCGTGTAAAACTTCATGGTGCAAAGTACTTCACTAAGTTGGACCTCAGTAATGCCTATTATCATCTGGAACTATGCAAGGAATCACGCGAATTGACAACGTTTTTATCCGAGAATGGCATGTTCCGTTTCACACGTTTGATGTTTGGCGTGAATTGTGCTCCTGAAATTTTTCAGAGAGAAATGTGCCGCTTGCTTGAAGGTATCGATAATGTAATCGTCTATATTGACGATATTTTGATACACGCCGACACCTTGGAGAAACTGAGGAATATTACCAGTCAAGTTTTGAAAATACTTCGAGTCAACAATCTTACCCTCAACGAAGATAAATGTGAGTTTGAAAAACATTTCATCATATTTTTGGGGCATGGATTGAACGAAAGTGGTTTCCACGTGGATGAGGCAAAGGTTAAAGCAATTCGGCAATTCAGGCCTCCAGCCAACGTGTCTGAGCTCAAATCTTTTCTTGGTCTAGCATCATATGTCAGTACACATATAAAAGATTTTGCTAACATATCTAGCACTCTCTGGGCTGTTACTACTAGTAAAGGCTGGTACTGGGGACCAACACAGCTTGCGGCATTTGAAACAATTAAGGATAGAATTACACAAT TACATGAAAGTCTGGAAGCATCCCCACGTATCATAAGTTTTGCGTCCAAAGCTCTCACAGACACGGAAAAGCGATGTGCTCAGAACCAGCGGGAAGCCCTGGCCACGGTGTGGGCTGTAgagcatttttcatttttccttCTTGGACGACACTTCACATTACGAACTGATGCACaaggtgttaccttcatattGAATCGCTCTCGTGAGAATTCAAAAAGGGCCCTAACAAGAGCTGACGGATGGGCACTCCGTCTTAGTCCGTACGATTATAACGTGGAATACATTCGAGGACGCGACAACATCGCCGATCCACCCTCTCGACTATACACAGGCAATGATGATCCATTCGATGAAAAGCACAGCCCTTGGGAAATTGCAGCTCTCGAAGcgaattcagttggatttttgACTATCAAAGAGCTTCAAGAAGAAACGGCATTAGATGCAACACTTCAACGTGTTATCGATGCGTTAGAGACAGACGTCTGGCCCAAGGAGCTTAAAAGGTTCGAAAGTGTAGCAAACGATTTGTCTGTTGACGATGGAATCATAGTAAAAAATGGATGCGTTGTGGTTCCTCTAAAACTTCGAGAGAAGACGTTAGATTTAGCTCATGATGGACATCCCATGGTTGCTAAGCTTAAAAGCATCTTGCGAGAGCGTGTTTGGTGGCCTGGGATCGCTTCCGACGCAGAAAAGTGGGTTAAAAGTTGCCAGACATGCGAAACGAACGGCCGACCTGAGAAACCGACTCCTATGAAGGGAATCCTTGCGCCACAAGCAGTTTGGGAAACAATAGGACTAGATTTCAATGGTCCTTATGCTAGATTCGGGGGAGTGTCAATTCTGTTAATCGTGGAATACCGATCCAGATTCTTGATTGCTCGGTTGGTAAAATCAACGAACTTTCACCAGACCATATCAGTCCTAGAAGAAGTGTTTGCAAGAGAAGGATTCCCAAAATGTATTCGGTCCGACAATGGACCACCATTCAACGGTGAAGAATATAAAACATACTGCGCTGAACGTGCCatcgaaacaattttttcaactccCCTATTTCCGCAGCAAAACGGCCTCGTCGAAATTTATatgaaacttgttaataaagcgATGGCCTCTGCCGTTAGCAATGGTTCTTGTTACAAGCAGGAGTTACAATCTGCAATTAATGCGCACAATGCCGCTGCTCATTCAGTAACCGGTCTCCCCCCGGAGGAAGTAATGCTCGGACGAAAAATCAAGCGCAAACTTCCTTTGTTACGTTACGAGAAGACAAAATATGACGAGGAACTATTAAATTGCAGAGGAGAAATGGAgaaaatgaaagcaaaaaacggGAAGACGCAAGAAGAGGAGCACGAAAATGTCGCGTACTTCCTGGAGACACAGTCATTGTTGAGCGACCTATACGTGCAAAAGGGAACAGTAGGTTTGATCCGCAGAAATATACGGTGA
- the LOC131429053 gene encoding uncharacterized protein LOC131429053 has protein sequence MSEEENDTPRTAAVSVKLPEFWKTDPEMWFAEAEAQFVLGNVMKDETKFYHIIAKVDHSVICHIAELVANPPLQEKYKAIKDRHIVRFALSPQAWFERLLGSSDLGDMRPTHLLSKMQELANGLNVNDDLLKMLFLQRMPAHIRPVLTISDETLAKLAEMAETPQTAAVSIKSEANKEMQKIKEQLEVLSTELRRFKPGLTQDIDRRRGRSSSRSRSESEVCWYHRKYGKHAERCKQPCNYNQPKN, from the coding sequence ATGTCAGAAGAGGAAAATGACACTCCTCGCACTGCCGCGGTTTCAGTAAAACTTCCGGAATTCTGGAAGACGGATCCAGAAATGTGGTTCGCAGAGGCGGAAGCGCAGTTTGTCTTAGGCAACGTCATGAAGGATGAAACTAAATTTTACCACATCATCGCAAAAGTGGACCATTCGGTAATCTGTCACATAGCCGAGTTGGTTGCAAATCCACCACTACAGGAGAAATACAAAGCCATTAAAGATAGGCATATCGTACGGTTTGCTCTCTCTCCACAAGCCTGGTTTGAACGGTTACTGGGATCGTCCGATCTCGGTGACATGCGCCCTACACATCTTTTGTCTAAGATGCAGGAACTCGCAAACGGACTAAATGTCAACGACGATCTCCTCAAAATGCTGTTTCTGCAACGGATGCCAGCCCATATTCGACCCGTATTGACCATCAGCGATGAAACGTTAGCCAAGCTAGCGGAAATGGCCGAAACCCCGCAAACAGCTGCCGTATCTATTAAATCCGAGGCAAATAAAGAGATGCAAAAAATTAAGGAACAACTGGAGGTGCTCAGCACGGAACTTCGTCGATTCAAGCCTGGCCTGACTCAGGATATCGATCGTCGTCGTGGTCGATCGTCGTCACGCTCCAGAAGCGAATCAGAGGTATGCTGGTACCATCGGAAGTACGGAAAACATGCAGAACGATGCAAGCAGCCGTGCAATTATAACCAACCAAAAAACTAA